A genome region from Hippopotamus amphibius kiboko isolate mHipAmp2 chromosome 1, mHipAmp2.hap2, whole genome shotgun sequence includes the following:
- the LOC130849342 gene encoding LOW QUALITY PROTEIN: olfactory receptor 10Z1 (The sequence of the model RefSeq protein was modified relative to this genomic sequence to represent the inferred CDS: inserted 2 bases in 2 codons; substituted 2 bases at 2 genomic stop codons): protein MSLRMEQTSATSCVFPGFSSFGELQLLLFSLFLSLYLVAPTSNAFIIVVIRLDSHLHTPCXLFLSSLSFSETCFILGIIPRMLSGLVSDGQAISYVGCAVQMFFSALWACTNCFLXGFDRYVAICAPLHYASRRNPIVCAQLVGTSFLSGXLFGLGMTLIIFHLAFCSSHEILHFFCNAPPVRSLSGDPGLSEPGILIRSLLALLVSFFFITISYSYILAVILRTPSTDGRKKAFSTCALHLTVVIAHYGCASFMYLRPKARYSPEQDQLIAVTYTVVTPLLNPIVYSLRNQAVQAALRNASXGRLLGKG from the exons ATGTCACTCAGAATGGAGCAGACCAGTGCGACCTCCTGTGTCTTCCCAGGCTTCTCCAGCTTTGGGGAACTGCAACTCctgctcttttctttgtttctctccctGTATCTTGTCGCCCCAACCAGCAATGCCTTCATTATCGTCGTCATCAGGCTCGACAGCCATCTGCACACCCCAT agctcttcctttcctccttatcTTTCTCTGAGACTTGCTTTATCTTGGGCATTATCCCTAGGATGCTTTCCGGCCTGGTCAGCGATGGGCAGGCCATCTCCTATGTGGGCTGTGCTGTCCAAATGTTCTTTTCTGCTTTGTGGGCCTGTACCAACTGCTTCC CTGGCTTTGACAGATATGTGGCCATCTGTGCCCCACTACACTATGCCAGCCGAAGGAATCCTATCGTCTGTGCCCAGCTGGTTGGCACCTCCTTCTTGAGTGGGTAACTCTTTGGGCTGGGAATGACACTGATCATTTTCCACCTTGCATTCTGCAGCTCCCATGAGATCCTGCACTTTTTCTGTAACGCGCCGCCAGTGCGGAGCCTGAGTGGAGACCCAGGCCTAAGTGAGCCAGGGATCCTTATCCGCAGCCTGCTGGCCCTCCTGGTCTCCTTCTTCTTCATCACCATCTCCTACTCCTACATCCTGGCAGTGATCCTGAGGACCCCCTCCACTGACGGGAGGAagaaggccttctccacctgcgCCTTGCATCTCACGGTGGTCATTGCTCACTATGGCTGTGCCTCCTTCATGTACTTGAGACCCAAAGCTCGTTATTCTCCTGAGCAGGACCAGCTTATTGCTGTCACCTATACTGTGGTGACTCCTCTCCTCAATCCCATCGTTTATAGTCTAAGAAACCAGGCTGTGCAGGCAGCCCTGAGAAATGCTTCCTGAGGGAGATTGCTGGGTAAAGGATGA